The Euphorbia lathyris chromosome 2, ddEupLath1.1, whole genome shotgun sequence genome includes a window with the following:
- the LOC136219903 gene encoding probable serine/threonine-protein kinase At1g54610 produces the protein MGCVFGKEVSPRKGVSVEREREGERRREKEEVRVGKAEEESNQVSNGGENQKQKTEVEVEEGEGRVRSKGERKRSSRPNPRLSNPPKHLQGEQVAAGWPSWLSAVAGEAINGWTPRRADTFEKLDKIGQGTYSNVYKARDTLTGKIVALKKVRFDNLEPESVKFMAREILILRRLDHPNVVKLEGLVTSRMSCSLYLVFEYMEHDLAGLAASPNIKFTESQVKCYMHQLLSGLEHCHNRHVLHRDIKGSNLLIGNDGILRIADFGLASFFDPNHKQPMTSRVVTLWYRPPELLLGATDYSVGVDLWSAGCILAELLAGKPIMPGRTEVEQLHKIFKLCGSPSEEYWKKSKLPHATIFKPQQSYKRCITETFKDFPQSSFPLIETLLAIDPAERQTATAALKTEFFTTKPYACEPSSLPKYPPSKEMDAKLRDEEARRLRAVGKANGDGVKKSRARDRAVRAVPAPEANAELQANLDRRRMITHANAKSKSEKFPPPHQDGALGYPLGSTHHIDPIFDPPDVPFSSTNFSYSKAPIQTWSGPLLDSASGGAPRRKKHKDKNLARVKDKDGL, from the exons ATGGGGTGCGTGTTTGGGAAAGAGGTGAGTCCGAGGAAGGGGGTTTCGGTTGAGAGAGAGAGGGAAGGGGAAAGGAGAAGAGAGAAGGAGGAAGTTAGGGTTGGGAAAGCGGAGGAGGAGAGTAATCAGGTGAGTAATGGAGGGGAGAATCAGAAACAGAAAACTGAAGTGGAGGTGGAAGAGGGAGAGGGAAGGGTACGGAGTAAAGGTGAGAGGAAGAGGTCTTCTAGGCCGAATCCGCGGTTGAGTAATCCTCCGAAGCATTTGCAAGGTGAACAGGTTGCTGCTGGATGGCCTTCTTGGCTCTCTGCTGTTGCTGGTGAAGCAATCAATGGTTGGACTCCGCGGCGTGCTGACACTTTTGAGAAGCTTGACAAG ATTGGGCAAGGTACATACAGTAATGTATACAAAGCTAGGGACACTTTGACGGGGAAAATTGTTGCACTGAAGAAGGTTCGGTTTGACAATCTAGAACCggaaagtgtaaaattcatgGCGAGGGAAATTTTAATCTTGCGCCGATTGGATCATCCCAATGTTGTGAAATTGGAAGGTTTGGTGACTTCAAGGATGTCCTGCAGTTTGTACCTTGTCTTTGAGTACATGGAGCATGATTTAGCCGGGCTTGCTGCAAGCCCAAACATCAAGTTCACAGAGTCTCAG GTTAAATGTTATATGCACCAGTTATTATCTGGCCTTGAACACTGTCATAACCGCCATGTGCTCCATCGTGATATTAAGGGGTCGAATCTTCTTATTGGCAATGATGGAATCCTCAGAATTGCTGATTTTGGTTTGGCTTCATTTTTTGATCCTAATCACAAGCAGCCCATGACTAGCAGAGTGGTTACCTTGTGGTATCGACCCCCCGAGCTCCTTCTTGGGGCTACTGACTATAGTGTGGGTGTTGACCTATGGAGTGCTGGTTGCATTCTTGCTGAACTATTGGCTGGGAAACCTATCATGCCTGGTCGTACTGAG GTGGAGCAACTACACAAGATATTTAAGCTCTGTGGTTCTCCCTCTGAAGAGTATTGGAAGAAGTCAAAGTTGCCACATGCAACAATATTTAAGCCTCAACAGTCATACAAGCGATGCATAACCGAAACATTTAAAGACTTCCCTCAATCATCATTCCCACTAATAGAGACCTTGCTTGCAATTGACCCTGCTGAACGTCAAACTGCTACTGCTGCACTGAAGACTGAA TTTTTCACTACCAAGCCCTATGCTTGTGAGCCCTCTAGTCTTCCAAAATATCCTCCGAGCAAGGAGATGGATGCTAAATTACGTGATGAAGAAGCTAGAAG ATTGAGAGCCGTAGGAAAGGCTAATGGTGATGGCGTAAAGAAATCACGTGCACGGGATCGAGCTGTAAGGGCAGTTCCTGCTCCAGAAGCCAATGCCGAGCTCCAAGCCAATCTTGAT CGGAGGCGTATGATAACACATGCAAATGCTAAGAGCAAGAGCGAGAAATTTCCCCCACCACACCAAGACGGGGCACTTGGTTATCCGTTAGGCTCCACGCATCACATCGACCCCATTTTTGATCCTCCTGATGTCCCATTCAGTTCCACAAATTTCTCATATTCAAAAGCACCTATACAGACTTGGTCCGGGCCATTGTTGGACTCAGCTTCAGGTGGTGCTCCAAGGAGAAAGAAACATAAAGATAAAAACTTGGCTCGGGTAAAAGATAAAGATGGCTTGTAA